One Methylomonas sp. LL1 DNA window includes the following coding sequences:
- the glyA gene encoding serine hydroxymethyltransferase encodes MFKTSMTIEGFDNELFKAIEQERQRQEDHIELIASENYASPRVLEAQGTLLTNKYAEGYPDKRYYGGCEYVDIVEQLAIDRAKALFGADYANVQPHSGSQANMAVFMSLVQPGDTILGLSLADGGHLTHGAKPNFSGKIYNAVQYGLKPDTGEIDYEQVEALALEHKPKMIIAGFSAYSRIWDWQRFRDIADKVGAYLVVDMAHVAGLVAAGLYPNPVPIADVVTSTTHKSLRGPRGGLILCKSNPELEKKINSNIFPGIQGGPLMHVIAAKAVAFKEALEPEFKAYQQQVINNARAMAEVFIERGYDVVSGGTDNHLMLVSLIAKGITGKAADAALGRAHITVNKNAVPNDPQSPFVTSGIRVGTPAPTTRGFKEAEVREVANLMCDVMDNIEDESVIDSVKESVSILCARFPVYRT; translated from the coding sequence ATGTTTAAAACATCGATGACTATCGAAGGCTTTGATAACGAATTATTTAAAGCCATCGAGCAGGAACGTCAACGCCAGGAAGACCATATCGAGCTGATCGCCTCGGAAAACTACGCCAGCCCCCGCGTGCTGGAGGCCCAAGGCACCTTGCTGACCAACAAATACGCCGAAGGTTATCCGGACAAACGCTATTACGGCGGCTGCGAATATGTCGACATCGTCGAACAACTGGCCATCGACCGGGCCAAGGCTTTATTCGGCGCCGATTACGCCAACGTCCAGCCGCATTCGGGCTCGCAAGCCAATATGGCGGTGTTCATGTCGCTAGTGCAACCCGGCGATACTATCCTGGGCTTGAGCCTGGCCGACGGCGGCCACTTGACCCACGGCGCCAAACCCAATTTTTCCGGCAAAATCTACAACGCCGTCCAGTACGGCCTGAAACCAGACACAGGCGAAATCGACTACGAACAAGTCGAAGCCCTGGCGCTGGAACACAAGCCGAAAATGATCATCGCCGGCTTCTCGGCCTATTCCCGAATCTGGGACTGGCAGCGCTTCCGCGACATCGCCGACAAGGTTGGCGCTTATCTGGTAGTCGACATGGCCCATGTCGCCGGCCTGGTCGCCGCAGGCCTGTATCCGAATCCGGTGCCTATCGCCGACGTGGTCACCAGCACCACCCACAAATCCTTGCGCGGCCCGCGCGGCGGCCTGATTCTGTGCAAGAGCAATCCGGAGCTGGAGAAAAAAATCAATTCCAATATTTTCCCCGGCATCCAGGGCGGACCGCTGATGCACGTGATCGCCGCCAAGGCCGTGGCCTTCAAGGAAGCCTTGGAACCCGAATTCAAAGCCTATCAACAACAAGTGATCAACAACGCCAGGGCCATGGCCGAAGTCTTCATCGAACGCGGCTATGACGTCGTTTCCGGCGGCACCGACAACCATTTGATGCTGGTTTCGCTGATCGCCAAGGGCATTACCGGCAAGGCCGCCGATGCCGCCTTGGGCCGCGCCCACATCACCGTCAACAAAAACGCCGTACCCAACGACCCGCAATCACCTTTCGTCACCAGCGGCATCCGTGTCGGCACCCCGGCGCCCACCACTCGTGGTTTCAAGGAAGCGGAAGTACGCGAAGTCGCCAATCTGATGTGCGATGTGATGGATAACATCGAAGACGAAAGCGTGATTGATTCGGTTAAAGAGTCGGTCAGCATACTGTGCGCACGCTTCCCGGTTTACCGGACTTAA
- a CDS encoding tetratricopeptide repeat-containing sulfotransferase family protein, which produces MSESMRLGQAAIQNKNLPEAVHWFSQAAKEAPKDPQVLACLGQALCWQGKRDEGLTHLRQSGQLLAKKARKNRDVKLVIDLADQLQHWNDYKGSAELCKLAVQINPSYTRGFQLLALSHSRLNQKKPALAAGKQALKLAPDNAMLNILVATLEITDGQSESARQRLEKVLQNPLLKPEEKFRAHKELARVLDKLGVYDQVFPHLHAAGEVSPRLPEVQRQDQQLVPNMLETNKAEFDRDLLGRWSDTVFPDDQPAPVFLLGFMRTGTTLTQEVLGAHPEVFVADETDLIISVVRELQRMFNNQGSIPQMLRQLDLDGALHLRAFYWQRARALFGDKVQGRLFLDKTTMNSIDLGLINCLFPDAKLVFLLRDPRDVCLSCFMQTMIPTPSTVHLLTWESTARFYAQVMEWWDTLKPKLTMDFIEFRYEDAVFEFEPAFRRVFDFIGLEWNPEVADFHKHAAGKFIASPSFSQVAQPLYSSSVGRWRRYEAEYASIADLLQPFIQAYGYQ; this is translated from the coding sequence ATGAGCGAATCCATGCGCCTGGGCCAGGCAGCTATTCAGAATAAAAATCTCCCCGAAGCCGTTCATTGGTTTAGCCAAGCCGCAAAAGAAGCTCCCAAGGATCCCCAAGTGTTAGCCTGCCTGGGTCAAGCCTTGTGCTGGCAAGGCAAGCGCGATGAAGGGCTTACGCATTTACGCCAGTCCGGGCAATTGTTAGCCAAAAAAGCCCGCAAGAACCGTGATGTTAAATTAGTGATCGATTTAGCTGATCAGTTGCAACATTGGAATGATTACAAAGGTTCCGCTGAATTATGCAAACTGGCCGTACAAATTAACCCCAGCTATACTCGCGGCTTTCAATTGTTGGCCCTATCCCACTCCCGCCTTAATCAGAAAAAACCGGCATTGGCGGCTGGTAAGCAAGCGCTAAAGTTGGCCCCGGATAACGCCATGCTGAACATTCTGGTGGCGACCTTGGAAATTACCGACGGACAATCAGAAAGCGCCCGTCAGCGTTTAGAAAAAGTCTTGCAAAACCCCTTACTCAAACCGGAAGAAAAATTCCGCGCGCACAAGGAACTGGCTAGGGTATTGGATAAACTGGGCGTTTACGATCAAGTTTTCCCCCATCTGCATGCGGCCGGTGAAGTTTCGCCTCGCTTGCCGGAAGTTCAACGCCAAGACCAGCAACTGGTGCCCAACATGCTGGAAACCAACAAAGCCGAATTCGACCGCGACTTACTCGGCCGTTGGTCCGATACCGTGTTTCCGGACGACCAGCCGGCGCCGGTGTTTTTGTTGGGCTTTATGCGTACCGGCACCACCTTGACCCAGGAAGTGTTGGGCGCGCACCCGGAAGTATTCGTGGCCGACGAAACTGACTTGATTATCTCGGTGGTACGCGAACTACAACGCATGTTCAACAATCAGGGCAGCATTCCGCAAATGTTGCGGCAACTTGATTTGGATGGCGCGCTGCATCTACGCGCATTTTATTGGCAGCGAGCTAGAGCCTTATTCGGCGACAAGGTCCAGGGCCGTCTGTTCCTGGACAAAACCACGATGAACAGCATCGATCTGGGTCTGATCAATTGCCTGTTTCCCGATGCCAAACTGGTGTTTTTGCTGCGCGATCCGCGCGACGTCTGCTTGAGCTGTTTCATGCAAACCATGATCCCCACCCCTTCAACGGTGCATTTATTGACTTGGGAAAGCACGGCCAGGTTTTATGCACAAGTGATGGAGTGGTGGGATACGCTAAAACCCAAGTTGACGATGGACTTTATCGAGTTTCGTTACGAGGATGCGGTATTTGAATTCGAACCTGCTTTTCGCCGCGTTTTTGACTTTATCGGACTGGAGTGGAACCCGGAAGTGGCCGACTTCCATAAACACGCCGCCGGCAAATTCATCGCCAGCCCCAGCTTCAGCCAGGTAGCGCAACCCTTGTATTCTTCATCGGTGGGCCGTTGGCGGCGATATGAAGCGGAATACGCTTCCATAGCGGATTTACTCCAGCCGTTTATTCAGGCTTATGGTTACCAATGA
- a CDS encoding aminotransferase class V-fold PLP-dependent enzyme, with amino-acid sequence MKHPEFALTDDLIYLNHAAVAPWPKRTRDAVVRFAEQNTVYGSHYYLDWLKQEADIRRQLQALINAPSADDIALVKNTSEALSFVAYGLPWQTGDNIVSSNEEFPSNRLPWQSLADQGVEFRQADLASAESPEDALFALVDGNTRLLTISSIQFTSGLRMDLQRIGHFCKQRDILFCIDAIQSLGAVQFDVQAYKADFVMADGHKWMFGPEGLGVFYTSAEARNKLKLTQFGWHMMKDTHNYENLPWEIHPTARRFECGSPNMLGIHAFSASLSLLLETGMEAVESRVIERTDYLKHAIAANDQLVLLSRWDSPLKSGIVTFKHNMLANEALYQHLQQNGVVCAMRGGGIRFSPHFYNTFEEMDRALELAAGL; translated from the coding sequence ATGAAGCACCCGGAATTTGCGCTTACCGACGACTTAATTTATCTCAACCACGCCGCCGTCGCGCCTTGGCCCAAACGAACCCGTGACGCGGTCGTCCGGTTTGCCGAACAAAATACTGTTTACGGCTCTCACTATTACCTGGATTGGTTGAAGCAGGAAGCCGATATTCGGCGCCAATTACAAGCCTTGATCAACGCGCCCTCGGCCGATGACATTGCGTTGGTGAAAAACACCTCGGAAGCCCTATCCTTCGTAGCCTACGGATTGCCGTGGCAAACCGGCGACAACATCGTTTCGAGTAATGAGGAATTTCCGTCCAACCGCTTGCCCTGGCAATCATTGGCCGATCAAGGCGTGGAGTTCCGTCAGGCCGATCTGGCCAGTGCCGAGTCGCCCGAGGACGCGCTATTTGCGCTGGTGGACGGCAATACCCGTTTACTGACGATCAGTTCGATCCAGTTTACTTCCGGCTTGCGGATGGACTTGCAACGCATAGGTCATTTTTGCAAGCAGCGCGACATCCTGTTTTGTATCGATGCAATTCAGAGTTTGGGCGCGGTGCAATTTGATGTGCAAGCCTACAAGGCCGATTTTGTGATGGCCGACGGGCATAAATGGATGTTTGGCCCGGAAGGTCTGGGCGTTTTTTACACCTCGGCCGAGGCTAGGAACAAGCTCAAACTGACCCAGTTCGGCTGGCACATGATGAAAGATACGCATAATTACGAAAACCTGCCTTGGGAGATACATCCGACAGCCCGCCGTTTTGAATGCGGTAGTCCGAATATGCTCGGCATCCATGCGTTTTCCGCCAGTTTGTCTTTGCTATTGGAAACCGGCATGGAGGCAGTCGAATCGCGGGTGATCGAAAGAACAGATTATTTGAAACACGCCATCGCCGCAAACGATCAATTGGTTTTGCTTTCCCGGTGGGACAGTCCGCTGAAATCCGGCATCGTCACCTTCAAACACAACATGCTTGCAAACGAAGCGCTGTATCAACATTTACAGCAAAATGGCGTTGTTTGCGCCATGCGCGGCGGCGGCATTCGATTTTCACCGCATTTTTATAATACGTTTGAAGAAATGGATAGAGCCTTGGAATTGGCTGCCGGGTTATGA
- a CDS encoding ribbon-helix-helix protein, CopG family translates to MATDKEVVRLSLSLSPELNERLEQLAVSGHTTKTEILRKAIALYDVVAEAKTEKKRLGILDQNKHLLTEIVGI, encoded by the coding sequence ATGGCAACCGATAAAGAAGTAGTTCGCCTAAGCTTGTCCCTATCCCCCGAGTTAAACGAACGTTTGGAACAACTGGCCGTTTCGGGCCACACTACCAAGACTGAAATCCTGCGCAAGGCCATCGCCTTATACGATGTGGTAGCCGAGGCCAAGACGGAAAAAAAACGGTTGGGTATTCTTGATCAAAACAAGCATTTGCTGACAGAGATCGTCGGTATCTAA
- a CDS encoding sodium ion-translocating decarboxylase subunit beta yields the protein MENLILLWESTGLYNISGQQVIMMAVGFLLLFLAIKKGFEPLLLLPIGFGAILSNIPVAGMTEEGGILYYLYGGIKSGMFPLLIFMGVGAMTDFGPMLANPKTLFLGAAAQFGIFATLFGALALNLVPGMEFSLKQAAAIAIIGGADGPTAIYVASKLAPELLGAIAVAAYSYMALVPLIQPPIMRALTTEDERKIEMQQLRNVSKTEKIVFPLMLVVLTALLLPSAAPLVGMFCLGNLMNASGVVDRLSKTAQNELINIVTIFLGLSVGSKLSAEAFLKIETLGILGLGAIAFAIGTASGVVMAKIMNRFSSTPINPLIGAAGVSAVPMAARVANKVGQESNPYNFLLMHAMGPNVAGVIGSAVAAGVLLSLIH from the coding sequence ATGGAAAATCTAATACTGTTGTGGGAAAGCACCGGTCTTTACAACATCAGCGGGCAGCAAGTCATTATGATGGCGGTGGGGTTTTTACTGCTGTTTCTGGCGATTAAAAAAGGCTTCGAACCGTTGCTGTTGTTGCCGATCGGTTTCGGCGCCATTCTCAGCAACATCCCGGTCGCGGGCATGACGGAAGAGGGCGGCATTCTGTATTACCTGTATGGCGGGATCAAGTCCGGTATGTTTCCGCTGTTGATTTTCATGGGGGTTGGGGCGATGACTGACTTTGGTCCCATGCTGGCCAATCCCAAAACTTTGTTCTTAGGAGCGGCCGCGCAGTTCGGGATTTTTGCAACCTTGTTCGGCGCCCTGGCGCTGAATCTGGTGCCGGGCATGGAATTCAGCTTGAAACAAGCGGCGGCGATTGCGATTATCGGCGGCGCCGACGGCCCTACCGCAATTTACGTCGCTTCCAAGCTGGCGCCGGAATTACTGGGGGCCATCGCGGTAGCCGCGTATTCGTACATGGCTTTGGTGCCCTTGATTCAGCCGCCCATCATGCGGGCCTTGACCACCGAAGACGAGCGCAAAATCGAAATGCAGCAACTTCGCAATGTCAGCAAGACCGAAAAAATCGTGTTCCCATTGATGTTGGTGGTATTAACGGCACTTCTGCTGCCATCCGCCGCGCCATTGGTGGGTATGTTTTGTCTGGGGAATTTAATGAATGCCTCGGGCGTGGTCGACCGCCTCAGTAAAACCGCTCAAAACGAATTGATCAACATCGTCACCATATTTTTGGGCTTATCGGTGGGTTCTAAATTGAGTGCCGAAGCCTTTCTGAAAATCGAAACCCTGGGTATTTTGGGCCTGGGCGCCATTGCATTTGCGATTGGTACCGCCAGCGGCGTGGTGATGGCGAAGATCATGAACCGTTTCAGTAGCACCCCGATCAATCCGCTGATCGGCGCGGCCGGCGTTTCCGCCGTGCCGATGGCGGCGCGGGTAGCCAATAAAGTCGGCCAGGAAAGCAACCCCTATAATTTTTTATTGATGCACGCGATGGGACCCAACGTGGCCGGCGTGATAGGGTCGGCCGTGGCGGCCGGGGTGCTGTTGAGTTTGATTCATTAG
- a CDS encoding malate dehydrogenase, producing the protein MKTPVDIAVTGAAGQISYSLLFRLAAGDLLGPDQPIVLRLLEIPSAMEALKAIVMELNDCAFHLLHKIIITDNPKVAFDNVDYAFLVGARPRTHGMLRSDLLSQNAEIFIVQGQALNEVASRDVKVLVTGNPANTNAYLALNKAPDLAPECFAAMTMLDHTRAISQLAEKCGVPSRDVKNVMVWGNHSCMQYPDLHHARVKGQAALSLVDDQWFVNEYIPTIQHRGTEVIKARGQSSAASAANAIIRHMTTWIQGTEEGDWVSMAVPSDGSYGIEPGLIYSFPVTVSNGQYHIVKGLDLNAFSLERLKQNEVELIEERQAVRHLL; encoded by the coding sequence ATGAAAACACCCGTTGACATTGCAGTAACCGGCGCCGCAGGTCAAATCAGTTACTCATTGTTATTTCGCTTGGCGGCCGGTGATTTGCTGGGTCCCGATCAACCGATTGTACTGCGATTGCTGGAAATACCGTCGGCAATGGAGGCGTTGAAAGCGATAGTGATGGAGTTGAACGATTGCGCCTTTCACCTGCTGCACAAAATCATCATCACCGACAATCCGAAAGTGGCGTTCGATAATGTCGATTACGCCTTCCTGGTGGGCGCCAGGCCGCGTACTCACGGCATGCTCAGAAGCGATTTATTGTCGCAAAATGCCGAGATTTTCATCGTGCAAGGCCAGGCCTTGAATGAAGTGGCCAGTCGCGACGTTAAGGTGCTGGTTACCGGCAACCCCGCCAACACTAATGCCTACTTGGCTCTGAACAAGGCGCCGGATTTGGCGCCGGAATGCTTTGCCGCGATGACCATGCTGGATCATACCCGCGCGATCAGTCAGCTGGCCGAAAAATGCGGAGTGCCAAGCAGGGATGTTAAAAATGTCATGGTGTGGGGTAATCACTCCTGCATGCAATATCCCGACTTGCATCATGCCAGGGTTAAGGGTCAAGCCGCCTTGTCATTGGTTGATGATCAGTGGTTTGTTAACGAGTACATACCGACCATTCAGCACCGCGGTACCGAAGTGATCAAGGCGCGCGGCCAATCCAGCGCCGCGTCCGCCGCCAATGCCATCATCAGGCATATGACGACTTGGATACAAGGAACGGAAGAGGGCGATTGGGTCAGCATGGCGGTACCTTCCGACGGCAGCTACGGCATTGAGCCCGGTTTGATCTATTCGTTCCCGGTAACAGTCAGCAACGGCCAATACCACATCGTCAAGGGTCTCGATCTGAATGCGTTTAGCCTGGAAAGGTTAAAACAGAACGAGGTGGAATTAATCGAGGAAAGGCAGGCGGTCAGGCATTTGCTGTAG
- a CDS encoding NADP-dependent methylenetetrahydromethanopterin/methylenetetrahydrofolate dehydrogenase → MKKLLFQFDTDTHPSVFDTVVAYDGGADHVIGHGGLTPENVGALVDGCIFTRAPKDKKNTAIFIGGSNMKAGQNLLEAIQKHFFPGFQVSVMLDSNGSNTTAAAAVARIAGSCSLAGKKAVVLAGTGPVGQRAAAMMALEGAEVSITSRHIFNAEKACFAMKERFNINLTPIEAADLDARAAAIKDANIVLATGAAGVELLKPEHWQNNPNLEVLADANATPPVGIGGTDVMDKGELRNAKIIWGAIGFGSLKLMLHRACIAKLFEDNKQVLDAEIIFNLAKKMA, encoded by the coding sequence ATGAAAAAACTGCTGTTTCAGTTCGACACCGACACTCATCCCTCGGTTTTTGACACGGTTGTAGCTTACGACGGTGGCGCCGACCATGTCATCGGCCATGGCGGATTAACACCGGAGAATGTCGGTGCATTGGTCGACGGCTGTATTTTTACTCGCGCGCCCAAAGACAAAAAAAACACCGCGATTTTCATCGGCGGCAGCAATATGAAAGCCGGCCAGAATCTGCTGGAGGCCATCCAAAAACATTTCTTCCCGGGTTTTCAAGTTTCCGTGATGTTGGACAGCAACGGCAGCAATACCACGGCCGCCGCCGCGGTAGCCAGAATTGCCGGCAGTTGCAGCTTGGCCGGCAAAAAAGCCGTGGTATTGGCCGGCACCGGTCCGGTCGGTCAACGCGCGGCGGCAATGATGGCACTGGAAGGAGCGGAAGTCAGCATCACTTCCCGCCACATTTTTAATGCCGAAAAAGCCTGTTTCGCGATGAAGGAACGCTTTAACATCAATTTAACCCCGATCGAAGCGGCTGACCTGGATGCTCGTGCCGCCGCCATAAAAGACGCCAACATCGTTTTGGCCACCGGTGCCGCCGGGGTCGAACTGCTTAAGCCGGAACATTGGCAAAACAACCCGAATCTGGAAGTATTGGCCGACGCCAATGCCACTCCGCCGGTCGGCATTGGCGGCACGGATGTAATGGATAAAGGCGAACTCCGTAACGCTAAGATTATTTGGGGCGCCATCGGCTTTGGCTCGCTGAAACTGATGCTGCACCGAGCCTGCATTGCCAAATTGTTTGAAGATAATAAACAGGTACTCGATGCCGAAATTATCTTCAATTTAGCCAAGAAAATGGCTTAA
- a CDS encoding DUF2784 domain-containing protein, which produces MWFRLAADAVLIAHLAFILFVVVGAILTVRWHWLPVLHLPAAAWGFLVEITGRICPLTYLENHLRRMAGQAGYHDSFIEHYLLNIIYPAGLTPQMQYILAGLVLLVNMGIYGWLIRRRSNRLS; this is translated from the coding sequence ATGTGGTTCCGTCTGGCGGCCGATGCCGTTCTCATTGCGCATTTGGCATTCATACTGTTTGTGGTTGTGGGTGCGATACTAACGGTCCGCTGGCATTGGCTGCCTGTTCTTCATTTGCCGGCCGCAGCCTGGGGCTTCTTGGTTGAAATAACCGGCCGGATATGTCCCCTGACTTACCTTGAAAACCATCTTCGGCGGATGGCGGGGCAGGCCGGGTATCACGACAGCTTCATCGAACATTACCTGCTGAACATCATTTATCCCGCCGGTCTCACGCCACAGATGCAATACATTCTTGCCGGCCTGGTTCTGCTGGTCAATATGGGCATTTATGGTTGGCTGATTCGCCGCCGCTCTAATCGGTTGTCCTGA
- a CDS encoding glycerate kinase type-2 family protein, translated as MAQQQALLREQCLGIFQAGLAAADPQAAVEHCLSYADQRLRIRLAPNDSQVRLGNWTKIHLIAFGKAARAMASAALRAIPAEKLAKPGLVVTTYDNLAPVDGCEVMGAGHPLPDSNGLEAAKTIAARIQSAGPTELVLLLVSGGGSALLPYPVDGVSLADKIAVTELLLACGAGINQINCVRKHLSKLKGGGLARLAAPADLHALILSDVLGDDPSAIASGPTVADRTTFADAMAVLKNRQLWDQTPSSIKDYLAQGAQGLKPETLKPDDPVLASSAHTLIGGNALSVDAAFAAAQEMAYRAHIYSKQLRGEARQAAEQLALYCKQLMNNGLTQVTALIAGGETTVTLTGNGKGGRNQEMALAFALSAERLALNGQWTFLSAGTDGRDGPTDAAGGMVDSQTLTAIRAAGIDPQAALANNDSYTALQAANALVITGATGTNVADLQIALLHPLTE; from the coding sequence ATGGCCCAGCAACAGGCACTCTTGCGCGAACAATGTCTTGGGATTTTTCAGGCTGGCCTGGCCGCCGCCGATCCGCAAGCCGCGGTTGAACATTGCCTGTCGTACGCTGACCAGCGTTTGCGAATTCGGCTCGCCCCAAACGATAGCCAGGTGCGCCTCGGCAACTGGACCAAGATACATTTAATCGCTTTCGGCAAAGCTGCCCGTGCCATGGCAAGCGCGGCCCTCCGGGCAATTCCCGCCGAAAAACTAGCCAAACCGGGCCTGGTCGTGACCACTTACGATAACCTTGCGCCTGTTGACGGCTGCGAGGTAATGGGAGCCGGGCACCCGCTACCGGATAGCAACGGCCTGGAAGCCGCCAAAACAATAGCGGCCCGCATTCAAAGCGCCGGCCCAACCGAATTGGTTTTGCTCTTGGTCTCGGGCGGCGGTTCGGCATTACTGCCCTACCCGGTCGACGGCGTCAGTTTGGCCGATAAAATCGCCGTCACCGAATTGCTGTTGGCCTGCGGCGCCGGCATCAATCAAATCAACTGTGTACGCAAGCATTTATCCAAACTGAAAGGCGGCGGACTGGCCCGTCTGGCGGCTCCGGCCGATCTGCACGCACTGATTTTATCCGACGTGCTCGGCGACGACCCTAGCGCTATCGCTAGCGGCCCGACCGTGGCCGATCGGACCACTTTTGCCGATGCCATGGCCGTGCTTAAAAACCGACAGCTTTGGGATCAAACGCCATCCAGCATAAAAGACTATCTGGCACAAGGTGCCCAGGGTTTAAAACCGGAAACCTTAAAACCGGACGACCCTGTCCTTGCCTCATCGGCGCACACCTTAATCGGCGGCAATGCCCTTAGCGTCGACGCCGCATTCGCTGCCGCGCAAGAGATGGCTTATCGCGCCCATATTTACAGCAAACAGTTGCGTGGCGAAGCACGGCAGGCGGCGGAACAATTGGCGCTATATTGTAAACAACTGATGAATAATGGACTGACTCAAGTCACGGCGCTGATTGCCGGCGGCGAAACCACCGTCACGCTGACCGGCAACGGTAAAGGCGGCCGCAATCAGGAAATGGCGCTGGCGTTTGCCCTCAGTGCCGAACGACTGGCACTCAACGGTCAATGGACATTTTTAAGCGCCGGCACCGATGGCCGTGACGGCCCGACCGACGCCGCCGGCGGCATGGTCGACAGTCAAACCTTAACCGCCATCCGTGCCGCCGGTATCGACCCGCAAGCGGCGCTGGCTAACAACGATTCTTATACGGCGCTGCAAGCCGCCAATGCCTTGGTGATCACCGGCGCTACCGGCACCAATGTCGCCGATTTGCAAATAGCACTACTGCATCCTCTTACCGAATAG
- a CDS encoding formate--tetrahydrofolate ligase, whose amino-acid sequence MSDIEIAQQAKMQPIIGLAGEKFGIPAEHLDPYGHYKAKISLEYVNSLKDKADGKLILVTAISPTPAGEGKTTTTVGLGDALNRIGKKTIICLREPSLGPCFGVKGGAAGGGYAQVVPMEDINLHFTGDFHAIGVAHNLLSALIDNHINHGNALDIDPRRIQWKRVVDMNDRALRKIVVGMGGAANGYLREDGFDIVVASEVMAILCLATSRADLKERLGRIVIGYKSDKVTPVYARDLNAHGAMAAVLKDAIKPNLVQTLENNLAIIHGGPFANIAHGCNTVTATKTALKLADYAVTEAGFGADLGAEKFIDIKCRMAGLKPSAVVLVATVRALKFHGGVAKDDLNKENLEALEKGFANLERHFSNITNHYGLPCVVSINHFTFDTDAEIDLLKSKCEALGAKCVIAKHWAQGGAGAENLAREVLNIVDQREPGFSYVYDSDLPLWSKIEAIATKLYGAGSVSASPKVVSEIKALQANYGHFPICMAKTQMSFSTNPNSKGAPSGHNVEISELRLANGAGFIVAIAGDMMTMPGLPKVPAAERIDISDDGVISGLF is encoded by the coding sequence ATGTCAGACATCGAAATCGCCCAACAGGCTAAAATGCAACCCATCATAGGCCTGGCCGGTGAAAAATTCGGCATCCCCGCCGAGCATCTGGACCCTTACGGTCATTACAAAGCCAAAATTTCGCTGGAATACGTCAACAGCCTGAAAGACAAGGCCGACGGCAAGCTGATTCTGGTCACCGCCATCAGCCCCACCCCGGCCGGCGAAGGTAAGACCACCACCACGGTCGGCTTGGGCGATGCGCTGAATCGAATCGGCAAAAAAACCATCATCTGCCTACGCGAGCCTTCGTTGGGTCCTTGCTTCGGCGTCAAGGGCGGCGCTGCCGGCGGCGGTTATGCGCAGGTGGTGCCGATGGAAGACATCAACCTGCATTTCACCGGCGATTTCCACGCCATCGGCGTCGCCCATAACTTGCTGTCGGCCTTGATCGACAACCACATCAACCACGGCAACGCGCTCGACATCGACCCACGCCGCATCCAGTGGAAACGCGTCGTCGACATGAACGACCGCGCGCTGCGCAAGATCGTGGTCGGCATGGGCGGCGCGGCCAACGGCTACCTGCGCGAAGACGGTTTCGACATCGTCGTCGCTTCGGAAGTGATGGCCATCCTTTGTCTGGCGACCAGCCGCGCTGACTTGAAGGAACGCCTGGGCCGCATCGTCATCGGCTACAAATCCGACAAGGTCACGCCGGTCTATGCGCGTGACTTGAACGCCCACGGCGCGATGGCGGCGGTGTTGAAAGACGCCATCAAACCCAATCTGGTGCAAACCCTGGAAAACAATCTGGCCATCATCCACGGCGGCCCGTTCGCCAATATCGCCCATGGCTGTAACACCGTCACCGCCACCAAGACCGCGCTGAAACTGGCAGACTACGCGGTCACCGAAGCCGGTTTCGGCGCCGATCTGGGCGCGGAAAAGTTCATCGACATCAAATGCCGGATGGCCGGACTGAAACCGTCGGCGGTGGTATTGGTGGCGACGGTGCGGGCGCTGAAATTCCACGGCGGCGTCGCCAAGGACGATTTAAATAAGGAAAACCTGGAAGCATTGGAAAAAGGTTTCGCCAATCTGGAGCGACACTTCAGCAACATCACCAACCATTACGGCCTGCCTTGCGTGGTTAGTATCAACCACTTCACTTTCGATACCGATGCCGAAATCGACTTGTTGAAAAGCAAGTGCGAAGCCCTGGGCGCGAAATGCGTGATCGCCAAGCATTGGGCTCAAGGCGGCGCCGGCGCGGAAAATCTGGCCCGCGAGGTGTTGAACATCGTCGATCAGCGCGAACCCGGCTTCAGCTATGTCTACGACAGCGACCTGCCGCTGTGGAGCAAGATCGAAGCCATCGCCACCAAACTTTACGGAGCCGGCAGCGTCAGCGCCAGCCCGAAGGTAGTGAGCGAGATCAAGGCCTTGCAAGCTAACTACGGCCACTTTCCGATCTGCATGGCCAAGACCCAGATGTCGTTCTCGACCAATCCCAACAGCAAGGGCGCGCCGAGCGGGCATAACGTGGAAATCAGTGAATTACGCTTGGCCAACGGTGCGGGCTTCATCGTCGCCATCGCCGGCGACATGATGACCATGCCCGGTCTGCCGAAAGTACCGGCCGCCGAGCGCATCGACATCAGCGACGACGGCGTCATCAGCGGTTTGTTCTAA